A genomic segment from Gracilimonas sediminicola encodes:
- the sucB gene encoding 2-oxoglutarate dehydrogenase, E2 component, dihydrolipoamide succinyltransferase, which yields MAKVEVVMPQMGESVMEGTVIEWAKSVGDTVEVDETLLEVATDKVDTEVPSPEAGVLVEVLAEEGDVIEVGKPIAIIETDKDAAGDVSSGGSDEAEETAQEETQEAEAQQETETQEEAPAASSGGGDEGERIEVQMPQMGESVVEATVIGWSKQVGDKVEEDETLLEISTDKVDSEVPSPAAGTLVEIFAEENETIEVGQTIAVIATGEGASASSGSGKPAPKKEEKKETKAEQKQEVQPAAATNGTSGGSEPQRVGSDGRFYSPLVRSIAKEEGISQEELENIDGSGQGGRVSKKDILAYVEDRKAGKVSAPAQQKQAASAGLSKPSSGSKTSDGSISAGQLDVKHSPSGDVEVIKMDRMRKMIAEHMVRSKQTSAHVTTFAEVDVTKMVKWRNANKVKFQEKTGTKLTFTPLFVESIINAMLEFPLINSSVVDDEIHLKKDINFGLAVALGTGGEGGLIVPVIKKAQEKNLVGLANSVSEVAEKARSKKLSPDDLVGGTITLTNYGSVGNLMGTPIINQPQVAIIGTGAIEKRPVVMETDAGDVIAIRHMMYLSMSYDHRIIDGAHGGAFLNRIKEILEDFDTDRTV from the coding sequence GGTAGAAGTGGTTATGCCCCAAATGGGCGAATCGGTAATGGAAGGCACAGTTATAGAGTGGGCCAAAAGCGTTGGCGACACGGTTGAAGTGGACGAAACTCTGCTGGAAGTAGCCACCGATAAGGTGGATACAGAAGTGCCCTCACCCGAAGCAGGCGTACTTGTGGAAGTACTTGCTGAAGAAGGAGATGTAATTGAAGTAGGTAAACCGATCGCCATTATTGAAACGGATAAAGATGCTGCCGGCGACGTATCCTCCGGTGGATCTGATGAAGCCGAAGAAACGGCACAGGAAGAAACGCAGGAAGCCGAAGCCCAACAAGAAACGGAAACTCAGGAAGAAGCACCCGCTGCTTCATCCGGCGGTGGTGACGAAGGTGAGCGTATCGAAGTACAGATGCCTCAAATGGGAGAGTCGGTTGTAGAGGCTACTGTAATCGGATGGTCTAAGCAGGTTGGAGATAAAGTTGAGGAAGATGAAACCCTGCTTGAGATTTCTACCGACAAAGTTGACAGTGAAGTACCTTCCCCGGCAGCAGGTACCCTCGTCGAAATTTTCGCTGAAGAAAATGAAACGATTGAAGTGGGGCAGACAATAGCAGTTATCGCAACCGGAGAAGGAGCATCCGCAAGTTCCGGTTCAGGTAAGCCCGCTCCTAAGAAAGAAGAGAAAAAAGAAACTAAAGCTGAACAGAAGCAGGAAGTTCAGCCGGCAGCGGCAACAAATGGTACTTCCGGCGGCTCCGAGCCACAGCGTGTGGGCAGTGACGGGCGTTTTTATTCTCCACTGGTTCGCTCCATCGCCAAAGAAGAAGGAATCAGCCAGGAAGAGCTGGAAAACATCGATGGTTCCGGACAGGGCGGACGCGTTTCCAAGAAAGATATTCTCGCATATGTTGAAGACCGAAAAGCCGGCAAAGTGTCTGCTCCGGCTCAGCAGAAACAGGCTGCTTCTGCAGGACTCAGCAAGCCTTCATCAGGTTCAAAAACTTCCGATGGATCTATTTCAGCCGGTCAGCTGGATGTGAAGCATTCTCCATCCGGTGATGTGGAAGTGATTAAGATGGATCGTATGCGCAAGATGATTGCCGAACATATGGTTCGATCCAAGCAAACTTCTGCACATGTTACCACCTTTGCTGAAGTGGATGTAACCAAGATGGTAAAATGGAGAAATGCGAATAAGGTTAAGTTCCAGGAGAAAACAGGAACCAAGCTTACATTCACTCCTCTATTTGTTGAGTCTATTATTAACGCCATGCTGGAGTTCCCGCTTATTAACAGCTCGGTTGTAGATGACGAAATTCACCTGAAGAAAGACATTAACTTTGGGCTGGCGGTTGCGCTTGGAACCGGCGGCGAAGGCGGGTTGATTGTACCAGTCATCAAAAAAGCACAGGAGAAGAACCTGGTTGGTTTGGCCAACTCCGTAAGTGAGGTAGCTGAAAAAGCCCGAAGCAAGAAATTAAGTCCGGACGATTTAGTGGGCGGAACCATCACCCTGACTAACTACGGAAGTGTGGGTAACCTGATGGGAACGCCCATTATTAACCAGCCTCAGGTAGCCATTATCGGAACGGGAGCTATTGAAAAGCGACCGGTTGTAATGGAAACAGATGCCGGTGATGTGATCGCAATCCGCCATATGATGTACCTCTCTATGAGTTACGATCACCGTATAATTGACGGTGCCCATGGCGGTGCTTTCCTGAATCGTATTAAAGAGATTCTGGAAGACTTCGATACCGATCGTACGGTATAG
- the panC gene encoding pantoate--beta-alanine ligase, with protein sequence MKQVSTISDIRSGVAELRAAGKTIAFVPTMGALHEGHLSLMRLAKQKADEVVVSIYVNPTQFGPNEDFDSYPRQMEKDLKACEEEGVSVVFTPNDKIMYGSGERYFGISIDELNEDMDGGSRPSFFEGIALVVNKLFNIIEPDVAVFGQKDIQQFQILSRMVEEFNHDIELVAAPIARANDGLALSSRNAYLSDKERKIAPGLYRALQYVEKQIRDGVDEPKLLLKHQQDELEAKGFKNDYLNVFSMDNMQPVQKLEPGTTYILAGAAYLGKTRLIDNIILDL encoded by the coding sequence ATGAAACAAGTTTCCACCATATCAGATATCCGTTCCGGCGTAGCTGAATTGAGAGCTGCCGGAAAAACCATAGCCTTTGTTCCTACCATGGGTGCGCTGCATGAAGGGCATCTGTCCTTAATGCGCCTCGCTAAGCAAAAAGCCGATGAAGTAGTCGTTTCAATTTATGTGAACCCGACTCAGTTTGGTCCGAATGAGGATTTTGACAGCTATCCGCGGCAGATGGAGAAAGACCTGAAAGCATGTGAAGAGGAAGGAGTTTCAGTGGTCTTCACCCCTAACGACAAAATCATGTACGGCTCCGGAGAACGGTATTTTGGAATCAGCATTGACGAGCTGAATGAAGATATGGACGGCGGAAGTCGCCCCAGTTTTTTTGAAGGAATTGCACTGGTGGTAAATAAACTCTTCAACATCATTGAACCGGATGTTGCTGTTTTTGGCCAAAAGGATATTCAGCAATTCCAAATTCTATCACGAATGGTGGAAGAGTTCAATCATGATATTGAATTGGTGGCTGCCCCCATTGCACGTGCAAACGACGGGCTCGCACTCAGCAGCCGAAACGCTTACCTGAGCGATAAGGAACGGAAAATTGCTCCGGGCTTATATCGTGCATTACAATATGTGGAAAAGCAAATCCGTGATGGAGTGGATGAGCCAAAGTTATTGTTAAAACATCAACAGGATGAACTGGAAGCGAAAGGCTTCAAAAATGATTATCTTAATGTGTTTTCCATGGATAATATGCAGCCGGTTCAAAAATTGGAGCCGGGCACAACATATATCCTTGCCGGCGCTGCATATTTAGGTAAAACGCGCCTGATTGATAATATAATTTTAGATCTCTGA
- the panD gene encoding aspartate 1-decarboxylase, translated as MKITMFKSKLHQMAVTEANLMYEGSITIDQDLLDAANLLPYEKVQVLNITNGSRLETYTIPGERGSRVCCLNGAAARMTQVGDRIIVISYAEMTPEEAKDHKPRVVIVDENNDPKEILDNTQPGKSYDLETGLVDNTLVEE; from the coding sequence ATGAAAATCACGATGTTTAAATCAAAATTGCACCAAATGGCGGTAACCGAAGCCAACCTGATGTACGAGGGTAGCATTACCATCGATCAGGATTTATTGGATGCAGCCAACCTGTTGCCTTACGAAAAGGTGCAGGTGTTGAATATCACCAACGGTTCGCGCCTGGAGACTTACACCATTCCCGGCGAAAGAGGAAGCCGTGTTTGCTGCCTGAATGGAGCTGCCGCAAGAATGACCCAAGTTGGAGATCGCATCATCGTAATCAGCTATGCGGAAATGACACCCGAAGAAGCCAAAGATCATAAGCCGCGGGTGGTTATCGTAGATGAGAATAATGACCCTAAAGAGATTTTAGATAACACCCAGCCCGGAAAAAGCTATGACCTGGAAACAGGTTTGGTTGATAACACCCTGGTTGAAGAATAG
- a CDS encoding efflux RND transporter periplasmic adaptor subunit: MKKKYLIPGIIIGLSMIAWFVFGGESSETVELTTTPKKGEFVVDVTTTGELRAKQSVEIKGPQGVREIRLFNMKIQRLIPEGTIVKEGDFVAELDRSEITGRLQDAMLELQQAQSQVTQVSLDSTLTLSQARDNLINLEYALEERQIAVDQSKYESPAVQRQAEIDLDKARRQLAQEKKNYITKVKQAEAQMSEVEADLQEEQNEVNKIRSLLQQFTVKAPAQGMVIYKRNYDGSKVTEGSDISAWNPTVAELPDFSVMESITYVNEVDVQKIAKDQNVEIGLDAIPDKNLYGTVTSVANIGEQRPNSDSKVYEVIIEIAETDSVLRPAMTTSNRVIVNRVPDAMYIPLETIHVQDSTSFVFKKDGLSPVMQEVELGLMNENEVIVHRGLSIDDVIYLSVPQDTAGIERLYLEEEITSN, from the coding sequence ATGAAGAAAAAGTATTTGATTCCGGGTATCATCATTGGGCTTTCCATGATCGCCTGGTTTGTTTTTGGAGGAGAATCATCCGAAACCGTAGAGCTTACCACCACCCCGAAGAAAGGGGAATTTGTAGTAGATGTTACCACTACCGGGGAATTGCGAGCCAAGCAATCCGTTGAAATTAAGGGGCCACAGGGTGTACGTGAGATTCGTTTATTTAATATGAAAATTCAGCGCCTGATACCCGAAGGCACCATCGTGAAGGAGGGAGATTTTGTGGCCGAGCTGGACCGATCCGAAATTACAGGTCGCTTGCAGGACGCCATGCTGGAACTTCAGCAGGCTCAGTCTCAGGTTACCCAGGTATCTCTGGACAGTACGCTCACCCTTTCGCAAGCTCGTGATAATCTCATTAACCTGGAATATGCACTGGAAGAGCGACAGATTGCTGTGGATCAATCCAAATATGAATCCCCGGCTGTTCAGCGTCAGGCTGAAATTGACCTGGATAAAGCCCGCCGACAGCTGGCTCAGGAAAAGAAGAATTACATCACCAAAGTAAAACAAGCGGAAGCCCAGATGAGTGAAGTGGAAGCTGATTTACAGGAAGAGCAAAACGAAGTGAACAAAATCAGATCGCTTCTTCAGCAGTTTACGGTGAAGGCCCCGGCCCAGGGAATGGTGATCTACAAACGAAACTATGATGGCAGCAAAGTGACCGAAGGAAGCGATATTAGTGCCTGGAACCCAACAGTTGCTGAACTCCCAGATTTTTCCGTGATGGAGTCAATTACCTATGTGAACGAAGTAGATGTTCAGAAAATAGCGAAAGACCAGAACGTGGAAATAGGCCTGGATGCCATTCCCGATAAAAACCTTTATGGAACCGTAACCAGCGTTGCCAACATCGGTGAACAACGACCCAATTCGGACTCGAAAGTGTATGAGGTTATCATCGAAATTGCAGAAACCGACAGTGTTTTGCGCCCGGCTATGACCACAAGCAACCGGGTAATTGTAAACCGCGTGCCTGATGCCATGTATATCCCGCTGGAAACTATTCACGTGCAGGATTCAACCAGTTTTGTCTTCAAAAAAGACGGATTGTCTCCGGTAATGCAGGAAGTTGAGCTCGGACTTATGAACGAAAATGAAGTGATTGTTCATCGCGGGCTTTCCATAGATGATGTGATTTACTTGTCGGTTCCCCAGGATACAGCCGGCATTGAGCGATTATACCTGGAAGAAGAAATCACATCCAACTAA
- a CDS encoding ABC transporter permease, translating to MLQKILYNLDIALEAIQRNKLRAFLTSLGIIFGVSSVIAMLAIGTGAQQEVLKQMELLGTNNVIVQPVVEQREGNVGDENSAKQEKKKFSPGLNLEDLESIKQLVPQVEKLSPEIMYETTFIRDARIRTGKLIGVNKDYFGISNLGIVEGSNFSDLQIKNADPVCVIGYDVKTRFFAGESPIGKKIKVGHLWLTVVGVIEKKEVSTENIENLGIRNFNLDIYSPATTVLLRFKNRAVLTGKDLQSSGGRSVIFMGGAMISSSGGGNNNSGDGNYNQLDKLIVKVTDTKYSATIADVISRMLQRRHNDVVDFEIIVPEQLLQQEQRTKRIFNIVLSSIASISLIVGGIGIMNIMLASVVERYREIGVRMAVGAQKKDIELQFLTEALTISITGGFIGIILGMAFSYAIEATADIATIVTPISIFISFGVALVIGVVFGYYPAKRAAQHDPVHALRHE from the coding sequence GTGCTGCAGAAAATACTCTACAATCTTGATATTGCCCTTGAGGCCATTCAACGCAATAAACTGCGGGCTTTTCTAACTTCATTAGGAATTATATTTGGCGTTTCGTCGGTCATAGCCATGCTCGCCATCGGTACCGGAGCTCAGCAGGAAGTGCTTAAGCAAATGGAGCTTTTGGGTACTAATAACGTCATCGTTCAACCGGTGGTAGAGCAGCGCGAAGGAAATGTGGGGGATGAAAATTCAGCCAAACAAGAGAAGAAAAAATTCTCTCCGGGCTTAAACCTGGAAGACCTTGAAAGCATTAAGCAGCTGGTCCCCCAGGTTGAAAAGCTCAGCCCGGAAATCATGTACGAGACTACATTTATCCGCGATGCTCGTATTCGGACGGGAAAACTCATTGGGGTGAATAAAGATTATTTTGGCATCTCGAACCTGGGCATTGTTGAGGGAAGCAACTTCAGCGATCTTCAAATCAAGAATGCAGACCCGGTTTGTGTGATTGGCTACGATGTGAAAACCCGATTTTTTGCCGGTGAAAGTCCGATTGGGAAGAAAATAAAGGTGGGGCATTTATGGCTCACCGTGGTTGGGGTTATCGAAAAGAAAGAGGTATCCACGGAGAACATCGAGAACCTGGGCATCCGAAATTTCAACCTGGATATTTATTCTCCGGCAACAACAGTTCTGCTGAGGTTTAAAAACCGGGCTGTACTCACCGGTAAAGACCTGCAGAGCAGTGGCGGAAGGTCGGTAATATTTATGGGCGGTGCCATGATCAGCAGCTCAGGAGGAGGGAATAATAACTCCGGCGATGGAAATTACAATCAGCTGGATAAACTCATTGTTAAGGTTACGGATACGAAGTACAGTGCTACCATTGCTGATGTAATTTCACGAATGCTGCAGCGTCGGCACAATGATGTGGTCGATTTCGAAATTATTGTTCCCGAGCAGCTATTGCAGCAGGAGCAGCGAACCAAACGTATTTTTAACATTGTGCTTTCCTCCATTGCTTCCATTTCACTGATTGTAGGAGGTATTGGCATTATGAATATCATGCTCGCTTCGGTGGTGGAGCGATACCGTGAGATCGGAGTGCGCATGGCCGTTGGAGCTCAGAAGAAAGACATTGAACTTCAGTTTCTCACCGAGGCTCTGACGATAAGTATTACCGGTGGTTTTATCGGGATTATTCTGGGGATGGCTTTCAGTTATGCCATCGAAGCAACCGCAGATATCGCCACTATTGTAACCCCAATTTCCATTTTCATCTCATTCGGCGTAGCACTCGTCATCGGTGTGGTCTTCGGATACTACCCCGCCAAACGAGCCGCTCAACACGACCCTGTACACGCATTACGACATGAATAA
- a CDS encoding TolC family protein — protein MNKRFFGFLIITLAFFSSELEAQSQRTLTLEESIEIAKQNSPLARAATFELVSAKWRYKSFRADLLPSLDLDGDIPSYSRAITANRLDDGSTTYQEESQSQSSVNLSINQNIMPTGGRLSLSSGINRLILFDGGINGENIYRWQSTPLVATYFQPLFQFNSLKWRNKIEPLRYQIAQKQYVEDMEDLAFNVTQSFFDFLLAKINVEVAEFNVTVNDSIYNISQGRYQVGSIAENDLLQSELALRNAETSLTTANLNFQRAEENFKALLGIPDETEVEVIIPEEAPDLNIDVDKALELARENNSTSLEFELSEIQANQSYDQARKEAGFSASLQASYGLNQTAEDFSEVYSDPQNRQFFTVGFQIPIFNWGKNTAEIQAARNQQAATANTIAYQKLQFDLSVRSTVREFSQLRSQVELAETSDVIADRRYEVAKNRYLIGKIDVTNLFIAQNEKDSARRSYIQALRNYWTGYYNLRRLTLYNFEQGRPIVLDTDI, from the coding sequence ATGAATAAACGTTTTTTCGGATTTCTGATTATTACCCTCGCTTTCTTTTCTTCGGAACTGGAAGCTCAATCTCAGCGAACATTAACCCTTGAAGAAAGCATTGAAATTGCCAAGCAAAATAGTCCGCTGGCACGTGCGGCAACGTTTGAGCTGGTTTCGGCCAAATGGAGATATAAATCCTTTCGGGCTGATTTACTTCCCAGTCTCGATTTAGATGGAGACATCCCAAGCTATAGCCGGGCAATTACCGCGAACAGATTGGATGACGGTTCCACGACCTATCAGGAAGAAAGCCAGTCACAGTCTTCGGTGAATCTTTCCATCAACCAAAACATCATGCCTACCGGGGGACGCTTATCACTGTCGAGTGGTATCAACCGGCTTATTTTGTTTGATGGGGGAATTAACGGAGAGAATATTTATCGCTGGCAAAGTACTCCGCTGGTAGCAACCTACTTCCAGCCATTATTTCAGTTCAACAGCCTGAAATGGAGAAATAAGATTGAACCGCTTCGGTATCAAATTGCGCAGAAGCAGTATGTGGAAGACATGGAAGACCTCGCCTTCAATGTAACACAAAGCTTCTTCGATTTTCTGCTGGCAAAAATTAATGTTGAGGTGGCCGAGTTCAACGTTACCGTCAACGACTCTATTTATAATATTTCGCAAGGCCGTTACCAGGTGGGCAGTATTGCAGAAAACGATCTTCTTCAAAGTGAACTTGCCCTTCGAAATGCCGAGACCTCCCTTACCACGGCCAACCTGAACTTTCAGCGAGCGGAAGAAAACTTTAAAGCATTGCTGGGAATCCCGGATGAAACGGAAGTGGAAGTAATTATCCCGGAAGAAGCCCCCGACCTGAATATTGATGTAGACAAGGCTCTGGAGCTGGCCCGGGAAAATAACAGTACGTCGTTGGAGTTTGAGCTTAGTGAAATTCAGGCCAATCAATCATACGACCAGGCCCGCAAAGAAGCCGGGTTCTCAGCTTCTTTACAGGCAAGTTATGGGTTGAACCAAACGGCGGAAGATTTCAGTGAGGTGTACAGCGACCCGCAAAACCGCCAATTTTTTACCGTCGGATTTCAGATTCCCATTTTTAACTGGGGAAAGAATACGGCCGAGATTCAGGCGGCCCGAAATCAGCAGGCAGCAACGGCTAATACCATTGCCTACCAAAAGCTGCAGTTTGACCTGAGTGTTCGCAGTACGGTCCGGGAATTTTCACAGCTTCGCAGTCAGGTTGAGCTGGCAGAAACTTCGGATGTAATTGCAGACCGGCGATATGAAGTAGCCAAAAATCGCTACCTGATTGGTAAGATTGACGTAACGAACCTGTTCATTGCCCAAAATGAAAAGGACAGTGCCCGACGAAGCTACATTCAGGCCCTGCGAAACTACTGGACAGGCTACTACAACCTTCGCCGACTCACCCTCTATAACTTCGAGCAAGGTCGGCCTATCGTATTAGATACGGATATTTAA
- a CDS encoding dipeptidase, with amino-acid sequence MSTTQEYIDQNKDKFVEELFDLLRIPSVSTDSSRKEEIKKAAGFLVSQLNNLNLDTVKTYETPGNPIVYAEHCPHDDRPTVLIYGHYDVQPSDPEELWDTPPFEPTIKDGLIYARGASDDKGQAFTHVKAVESFIKTGQELPVNVKFILEGEEEIGSPNLVPFLEEHQELLACDMVLISDTAMFGEDQPSITYGLRGLAYMEIEVVGPNRDLHSGVYGGAVENPANVLCEIIAKLKDEDGVIQIPGFYDDVVPLTEADREAFAQLPFDEEEYKKTLDVEALHGEKGYTTLERSSARPTLDVNGIWGGYTKEGAKTVLPSKANAKVSMRLVPDQNPHKIAQLFKKHVESLAPDTVKVTVNEHHGGFASVTDLDFYGLKAGAQAFEDVYETEALFSREGGSIPIVADFKRVLGVESILMGFGLTSNAIHSPNENFSLKDFHRGIKTSARFLELLPDYAS; translated from the coding sequence ATGAGTACTACTCAAGAGTATATAGATCAGAACAAAGACAAATTTGTTGAAGAGTTATTTGATTTACTGAGAATACCCAGCGTCAGCACCGACTCCAGCAGAAAAGAGGAGATTAAGAAAGCGGCCGGATTTTTAGTCAGCCAGCTCAATAATCTGAACCTTGACACGGTAAAGACCTATGAGACTCCCGGCAACCCGATTGTATATGCTGAGCACTGCCCTCATGATGATCGGCCCACCGTGTTAATTTATGGTCATTACGATGTTCAGCCTTCTGATCCTGAAGAGCTCTGGGATACTCCACCTTTTGAACCAACCATTAAAGACGGACTGATTTACGCCCGCGGAGCCAGCGATGATAAAGGCCAGGCTTTTACGCACGTAAAAGCAGTAGAATCTTTTATAAAAACCGGACAGGAACTTCCTGTAAATGTGAAATTTATTCTGGAAGGCGAAGAAGAAATCGGTTCTCCCAACCTTGTTCCTTTTCTGGAAGAGCACCAGGAGTTACTGGCCTGCGACATGGTCCTTATTTCTGATACGGCCATGTTTGGGGAAGATCAGCCTTCCATTACCTATGGTCTGCGCGGACTGGCATACATGGAAATTGAAGTGGTTGGACCTAATCGCGATCTTCACTCCGGCGTATATGGCGGTGCCGTTGAAAACCCGGCGAATGTATTGTGTGAAATTATTGCCAAACTGAAGGATGAGGATGGAGTAATCCAGATTCCCGGTTTTTATGATGACGTTGTTCCTCTGACGGAAGCGGACCGTGAGGCTTTTGCCCAGCTCCCCTTCGATGAAGAAGAGTACAAGAAAACGCTGGATGTAGAAGCCCTTCACGGCGAGAAGGGGTATACAACGCTTGAACGATCTTCAGCCCGCCCAACTCTGGATGTAAACGGAATCTGGGGCGGCTACACCAAAGAAGGCGCTAAAACGGTGCTTCCCTCCAAAGCGAACGCCAAAGTAAGTATGCGTCTTGTGCCGGATCAGAACCCGCATAAAATTGCCCAGTTATTCAAAAAGCATGTGGAGTCGCTTGCACCCGATACCGTTAAAGTTACCGTTAATGAGCACCACGGTGGGTTTGCCTCCGTCACCGATCTTGACTTCTATGGCCTCAAAGCCGGGGCGCAGGCTTTTGAAGATGTATATGAAACCGAAGCCCTGTTTTCACGAGAAGGCGGTTCCATTCCTATTGTAGCCGACTTCAAACGTGTTCTTGGGGTTGAATCTATCCTGATGGGCTTCGGGCTTACCAGCAATGCTATTCATTCTCCTAATGAGAATTTCTCGCTGAAAGACTTCCACCGGGGAATCAAAACCTCAGCCAGATTTTTAGAATTGCTGCCTGATTACGCTTCGTAA
- a CDS encoding BatD family protein has protein sequence MTKIGKRTLLQSLLMIFALACFATSQAQDVDVEASLSEVNIYSGEQVRLQVTISGTSMGSVEQPVLPEIDGLRWLRGSTSRGQKYSLVNGSPTVTYTFGYALIAQTAGSYTVPAITVNVNNETFQTSPIDFKVLDPSTINSGDAERAPNIYVRLEPSTMNPVVGQQVIADVVLYFKNDIEVSSYQPTPGWKAEGFWKEELEYPQRAQTTSTIVNGVRYQRARLIQYALFPTKSGELTLSPFEISVSVRKQRNSDPFGLGFGQERLNIESIPVTLDVQPLPEAQNAEFIGAVGDFEISREISPKNAFVGETIEITTRISGAGNVPLVNKPEYAFPEELEKYNPQEGSTIDRRNRQISGTRTFTDIIIARNEGTFTIPETRIAHFNPNSNRYEITRLPALTFTAKRDPNASTVAQNDLRLDIQPITGLAQWTSASGVPLHEKGWVWTLIFFPILLTAAAYGYKQYHTRMNTDTAFARSRTASDTAAKTLTRAEQAADIKDGYHLIEKALVQFITDKLNLPPAGLSHKDIIRETEQIADSEITAELKRLLTKCETIAYAPNATQETLDSDIEKTKALIKKIGKLA, from the coding sequence ATGACAAAGATTGGTAAACGAACTCTTCTTCAATCCTTATTGATGATTTTTGCCCTGGCTTGTTTTGCCACAAGTCAGGCGCAGGATGTAGATGTTGAAGCTTCACTCTCTGAGGTAAACATCTATTCCGGTGAACAGGTCAGATTACAGGTTACCATTTCTGGTACCAGCATGGGATCGGTAGAGCAACCGGTACTTCCTGAAATTGACGGACTTCGCTGGCTCAGAGGCAGTACTTCCCGTGGTCAAAAATATTCTCTCGTTAATGGAAGTCCCACCGTTACCTACACGTTCGGATATGCCCTGATTGCCCAAACAGCCGGCAGCTATACCGTTCCGGCCATAACGGTAAACGTAAATAATGAGACCTTTCAAACGTCTCCAATTGATTTTAAAGTACTGGATCCTTCTACCATCAACTCCGGTGATGCAGAGCGGGCTCCCAATATTTATGTGCGACTGGAACCGAGCACCATGAACCCCGTTGTGGGGCAGCAGGTGATTGCCGATGTGGTGCTGTACTTCAAAAATGATATTGAGGTTTCTTCCTATCAACCAACACCGGGCTGGAAGGCAGAAGGATTCTGGAAAGAAGAACTTGAATACCCACAGCGAGCTCAAACCACATCAACCATTGTTAATGGTGTTCGCTATCAGCGGGCCCGTTTAATTCAGTATGCTCTTTTCCCTACAAAATCGGGAGAACTGACTTTGAGTCCGTTTGAGATTTCCGTTTCGGTTCGTAAACAGCGCAACTCCGATCCTTTTGGACTGGGCTTTGGTCAGGAGCGGCTTAACATTGAATCCATCCCGGTAACTCTTGATGTGCAACCTCTTCCGGAAGCTCAAAATGCTGAATTTATCGGGGCTGTGGGTGATTTTGAAATCAGCCGGGAAATCTCTCCAAAAAACGCCTTTGTCGGAGAAACCATTGAAATCACTACCCGCATCAGCGGAGCCGGGAATGTACCCCTCGTAAATAAGCCTGAATATGCATTTCCCGAAGAACTTGAAAAGTATAATCCGCAGGAAGGTTCTACCATAGACCGAAGAAACCGCCAAATTTCCGGCACACGAACCTTTACGGATATCATTATTGCACGGAATGAAGGCACCTTCACTATCCCCGAAACGCGAATTGCCCATTTCAACCCCAACTCCAACCGTTACGAAATTACCCGCCTGCCCGCATTAACCTTCACCGCCAAGCGCGATCCCAATGCAAGCACGGTTGCTCAAAATGATTTGCGGTTAGACATTCAACCCATCACCGGATTGGCCCAATGGACATCGGCATCCGGCGTCCCACTGCATGAGAAGGGCTGGGTGTGGACGCTCATATTCTTCCCGATTTTGCTAACGGCAGCAGCTTATGGATACAAGCAATATCACACCCGCATGAACACGGACACTGCGTTTGCCAGGTCCCGAACGGCTTCTGATACAGCCGCAAAAACCTTAACCAGGGCTGAGCAAGCAGCAGACATCAAAGACGGGTATCACCTGATTGAAAAAGCACTGGTCCAATTTATAACCGATAAACTGAATCTGCCCCCCGCCGGGCTTTCACATAAGGATATCATCCGGGAAACAGAGCAGATTGCTGATTCAGAAATCACCGCGGAACTGAAGCGGCTACTTACCAAGTGCGAAACCATTGCCTACGCTCCCAATGCCACTCAGGAAACCCTCGACTCTGACATTGAAAAGACAAAAGCATTAATCAAAAAAATAGGTAAGCTGGCATGA